The following is a genomic window from Candidatus Neomarinimicrobiota bacterium.
ACCGAAGCCCGGGGCTATACCACGCCCTCTAAACGCCTGAACACCTAAACGTCTAAACGTCTAAACGCCTAAACGTCTAAACGTCTAAACGTCTAAACGTCTGAACGCCTAAACGTCTGAACGTCTAAACGTAAAAAATTCCTATTGACTAATATAACCTGTTTTCTTTAACATTAATTGACTGACCAGTCAGTCATGTTAAAAAGGAGAAAATCATGTCGGCAATGCCGAAAGACAGCAGCAAAAAAGCGCGGATCATCAAAGCGGCCATGGATGTATTCGCCCGGGACGGGCTCCAAAAAGGGACGGTAGATAAAATCGCCCGGCAGGCCGGAGTGGCCAAGGGGACGGTCTACGAGTATTTCCCCAGTAAAGAATCCATCTTTGAAGGAGTCCTGTATGAATTCTTTCTGAGCACATCCAAAAACATGAAGAAGGCTTTGGAAAAAGAATCCGATCCCGTCCAACGCTTTGATAACATGGTGGATCTCATGTTCGACCAGTGGGATTACATCATTACACACCCGGATGAATATGAGTGGATCATCCTGTATGAAATCTTCCTCTACATCCTCCGAAAAAAAAGAAACGGACATTCCCACTCACTTCTGGAAGATATTACAGATCAAATGTTTACACTCTTTGAACCGATGTTTGAAATCATACCCGGTTCACAAGAGCAAGATCAGGACATCACCGATACCAAATTAAAAAGTTACCTGCTTCTTTCCGCCCTTGATGGAATCACCAATTACTATTTTATGTTGCATACACGGTACGATCCCATAAAAATGCGTGAAATCACCAAAAAATTTTTAAAACGGGGACTGGGCATCGAAAACCGGTCCCGGGAGGAAAAATCATGAAAAAACGAACAGTCGCAATCCTTGTTTTTTTACTATCGGCATCCATACTGCCGGGACAGGATATGACGGGACCTGAAATCCTGGATAAAATGATGGAAGTGATGAATCCTGAATTCTCCCACGCGAAAATGAAGCAAACCATTCTCACCACAACGGGGAAAAACCGGACACTGGAATATGAGTCCTTCTCCGGCCAGGGCGGAAAAAATGTGATCATGCGCTACCTGGAACCGGCCCGGGTCCGGGGAAATGCCATGATGATGACGGATTTTTCCGATAATATCTGGATGTACAACAAAAGGACAAACCGTGTCCGGAAACTTGCTTCCCACGCCCGGAAACAAAAATTTGAAGGCTCTGATTTCACCTACGAAGATATGGGCAGCGGAGACACCTGGAAAGAGGATTACGAGACAATCCTTAAGGGAATGGGAAAAGCAGAGGGAGAACCCTGCTATGTGCTGGAAATGACAGCCAAATCAAGCAACCAGACCTATCAGAAACTCATTTGCTTTGTGGGACAGGAAGATTTCTGTCCCCGCCGCATCGATTATTACGAGGACCCGTCCATCCTGTTGAAATCATTAATCCTCTCCGATATTGAAATAATTCAGGATATCCCGACACCAATGAAAATGACAATGAAAAATCACCTGGAATCCTCTGAAACCACCATGGAATACACCGAAGTCACCTACGACGTGGAATATCCCGAATCATTTTTCAGCGAACGGAATCTTGTAAAATGATCCTTCCACAAAGGGCACAGAGACTCAGCATCTCGATGCGACCGCCTGAGGCATTCTACTCGATGACCGGGGAAGGATGGGAGATTGGATGATTGGGGCCTGCCCCGTGAAATGAGCGCAGCGTATCTCACAGGGGATTGGATGGTAAGTATCGAGGTGCGAGGTGCGAGTATCGAGGTGCGAGGGGCGAGTAGCGAGGGGCGAGGGTCGATGATTACAGACCAGCTGTTTTTTTCTCAACCCCTTTCTTACACGTTACGCGTCACGCGTTACTTGAAAAGATGATTGCCTGCCCCGTGAAATGAGCGCAGCGTATCTCACAGGGGATTGGATGGTTGGGAGTCACTGCCGACTGTCAACTGTCAACTGTCGACTAAAATAAAGGATATAAAATGAAGGCGCCAAAAATACTATTCGTCCTCCTGCTGACAGCAGGGATGACCTATGCTGGTGTAAACTGGTACGGTTATTTTGAAAGTCAGGCAGATGGGGCCATCCTTCAGAGCGAATCCATTCTGTATGGCTATCACAAACTCCGGGCGGACCTGGAAACCAATCCCGGGGAAAATGTCCGGATCGGTGTCAATGTCAATGCCAAACACATGTGGGGAGAAACAACCTTCAACTTGTTAGACTATCTTCCTGAGGGACTTTTAACTCCTCCGGCGCAGGATTCAACATCAACCTATCCCGGCGAAATTCCCTATACATTCCGGGATACCGTCTATCTTGACAATATGTTTCTCCAACTCTACGGGAATAAATTCAGACTCACCCTGGGGAAACAGCAAATCTCTCCCGGAACCGGCTATGTCTGGAATCCCACCGATATCTTCAATGTAAAAGATATCATGGATCCGGGATATGAACAAACGGGAGTTATGGCGTTAGGACTGGATATTTACCCGAAAACAGGAAACAGTATTTTTATTGCAGTCCGGCCGAAAGAGGATTTGGATCATACCACCTGGTATGCCCGGATCCGCCAGACTACAGCCGCCCTGGATGTAAGTCTGAATATTGCACAATATGCCTGGACGGAAACGGGATTTTATGAACCCTATTTCTTCCCCTGGGAGCAGACCTATAAACGGTTTATGGCGGGAACGGCCTTTTCGGCCGATATTGCGGGCATAGGCCTGCACGGTGAATATGCCTACAACCGGCTCAACAATCCGGCTTTTTCCATACAGAAACCCGAAGGTATCAAAATGCCATTCTTCCCTGAACAAACGGTACGATTTACATCCGGTGAGCACTACATTGAATATCTGCTGGGTATTGATTATACCTTTGATAACTCCCTTTTTGTCATGGCCGAATACTTTCACAGCGACTTTGGCAAAGAAAAAAACGAACTTGTTTTTAACGACTTTATTCAATATATATCCGGCACAACCCGCAGCCTTAACCGGGATTACCTCTTTTTCCAGGCCATGTATCCTGTGACGGATCTGACAACCTCCACCGCCTTTATCATCAGCAATCTCAATGATCAAAGCACAGTCCTGAACTTCCAATTGTCCACAACCCTCGGCAACAACATAGAGACGGACATTCTGGGCTCCTGGTTTGTAGGTGACGAGGACACGGAATTCGGCGCCCAGAAAGCGGCCGCCCGAATCCGTCTGAAAGTTTACTTTTAAATAACTCCATATCATGATCATGTGGCACTGTAAGGAGATTCTCCATGATTAACCGACTTTTAAAAGCAACCGGACGCTTTGCAGCGTATCATCCCTGGATCCTTTTCGCCGTTATCCTTCTCCTGACCGTTGTTTTCGGCATCCTTTCTTCCCGGATTCAAATGAATATGAACATGAATATTCTTCTTCCTGAAGATGAACCCATTGTGGAAGAATACAACCTGATCATGAAAGAATTTGAAGGGGCATCAAATATTATCGTGACGGCTCAGGGAAATCCGGATGATCTGATCGCCTATGTGGAACACGTGGTCCCTAAAATTGAAAACTTTGACAGTTGGATTGTCACCGAAGCATCCGATAAGGTCCGTCGGCAACATGAGCAGGCTCTCGAAAAAGTCAGAAAAGGGTTCACGGATCCCAAACCGGAAGGGTATTTTCAACGGGTGGATTACAAAGTGCCGCCGGATTTCCTCCAAAATCACGGACTCATGCTCATCAAGCCAAAGGATATGGAAAACAGTCGGGGGCTCTTTTTAAATCCGGGACTTGGAGAATTTCTCACGAACCTGAATAATTCTCTGGAAAAGGAATATATCCAAAGCGAAGAAAAAATATCCACGACCCTGCGGGAACAACAAGCTGTTGCGTTTCTGGATGAAATTGAACTGTTTACCGACGCCCTTGAAGACGGGCTTTTCGGAAATGAACCGGAAAAGCAGGCACAATTAGCCGTGGATGCCATAACAACCGGTTCTCCCTATTTTTTTTCTCCCGAACGGGATCTGCTTTTATTCATGGTTATTCCCTCCTTTAATATCTTGGATATGGACTGGCTTATGCCGGCGGTAAACGGGCTGGAAGAACTGCTGGAAAAGGAAGCTGAAGACTATAATGTCACTGTCGGGCTTACCGGCTCCATGACACTGGGGCGGGATGAAATGGATGCCGCAATGGAGGATTCCATGACGCTGACGATGATTGCCATTGTCGCTGTCCTTCTCCTCTTTATGGTTTCATTCCGTATGGTCAGCGCGCCTGTCCTGGCTGTGATCAATCTGCTGATCGGTGTAATATGGGCGATGGGGCTCTCATACCTGATGGTGGGCATTCTCAATATGTTTACAGCTATGATGGCTATTATTCTTATCGGCCTGGGCATCGACTTTTCGGTCCATATTATCAGTGTTTACACGGAACTGCGAAACCTGGGGGTCAAAGCGGAAGAAGCCATCATCAGCACTTTGGAAAAAGTCGGGAAAGGGATTATCACCGGCGGACTCACTACCGCTGCCGCTTTTCTGACACTGATGATCGGCAGGAGCCGGGCTTTTACCGAATTCGGACTGGTCTGTGGAATCGGATTGATTATTATCATGATCTCTACCATCCTTACTCTGCCAACCCTTCTCATGATTCAGAACAAAGTGTGGCTCCGCAGAAAGAAAGAACACCGGATTTCCCGGGATATTACCTACGGCTTTATCGGAAGACTGGCCAAAACCATTCACAATCACCAGCGCTTCAGCATAGGAGCCCTGATTGTGGTGACCGGCCTTTTCATCTGGCAGACAACCCGGTTGAAAACAGATTATAACTATCTGAATTTGGAACCGGAGGGATTGAAATCCATCATGCTTCAAGACACCCTTATCAAGAAATTCAACATGAGCATGGATATGGGGAATATCACGGCAACCACCCTCCAGGAAAATGAAATCATTACCGAAAAAGCCAGAGCCTTAAACAGTGTGAGTTTTGTGGAATCCCTCACCGATTATATTCCACCAAAGGAAAACCAGATGAAACGGGCGGAAATTGCATCGGGAATCCGGACTATCATGAAATCTGCTTCACCCGAGGGCTTTGTAGGTCCTGATGAGTATGATGCCTTTCTGGAAGAATTGATGAGACTGGAAATGAACATTATTGAGATGCAGGATATGGCTTTTGTGGGAGGACAGGATCTGTTGGATCGGAAAGCCATGAGACTGGTAGGACACCCCACGAAAGAAAACATAAAAGGGAATTTGTCACAACTTATCTCCAGCCTGAGTGAAATGGAAAGCATGCCGGATAACCTGATACCTTTTTCACGCACCTTCCGACGCCAGTATCGTGAACGGGTGATTCGTATGGCCAACCCGGAGAAAATCACGCTGGATATGCTTCCCCCCATGATCCGGGAGAAATACGTTAATGACGACCAAAACCTCTTTCTTATCACCATTTATCCCAAGGGAAATATCTGGAATGAGCAAAACATTAAGAATTTTTCCCGGGAACTGCAGGAGATATCCCCCCGTATTTCCGGGTTACCACTCCTGATGAACCGGCTGATGATCATTATGGGGAAAGACGGCAAACGGGCAGTCTTGCTCACACTGGGTATTGTCTTTCTTTTACTGCTTCTGGATTTCGGCCGTTTCCGGGATGCCATTTTGGCCATGACACCCATGGTAGTCGGCATTCTGTGGACGACCGGACTCATGGGGCTTCTGGGACTGAAGATCAATCTTTTAAATATCATGGCCATTCCCCTCATCGTCGGAATCGGAATCGATGACGGTGTCCACCTGATCCACCGCTGGCATATCGAAAAAAATATCTATCACGCCTTCGCCAGTACAGGGAAGGCGGTTATCATTACAAGCCTTACCACCATGCTCAGTTTCGGCAGCCTGGTTTTTGCCACCTACCGGGGATTCGGCAGTTTCGGCATAGCCCTTTTCATAGGGACAGGCATGTGCTTATTGGCTTCTATACTGATTTTGCCGGGATTCCTTAAAAAAAATGATGAGTGATGTCCCTCGATATAGTTGCTTTCAACAGCCCGCTCTGTCACTGTGCTGAGTTGGGGTTGAATTCAGGGGTTTATGAATTCATGGATTTATGGAGTCATGGGTTGGGTCAATACATAGGAAATACATATTCATAAAATTCTTATCTCACTATATAGGAAGATGATTATGTGTGTGAGCCCCCGGGGATAAAATAATCCCGCCGGCAATCAAATGCAAGATTATATTATTTTTAATATATCTTGTTTTTATTCCTTCGTATTTTCGCACCCTCACCTCCTCTCTCCTCTTCACTCTTTCACTCCTCCACCTCTCCCATTAACCTTTTCCAACAATCTGTGTCAAACAATTGAGCAGCAAAGGATGGCAATGCGTAAAAAAGAACAATTTGAGATCTGGCTCAGGGAGTATTATGATATGATCTACAGCACAGTGATCCGCATTACAGGCAACGAAGATGACACACTGGATTGTGTACAGGAGGTTTTCATCACGGCCTGGAAAAAGATGCACACCTTTCGCGGTGAATCCTCTCCTGCAACCTGGCTCAGACGGATTGCCATGAATAAAGCATACAATTTTGTCCAACGGGATCAGTCCGGACGCTGGAACGAGTTTGAAGAGAGAAGCTTTGAAAATCTTCCCGAGACAAATGAAGATGCACTCCCTGATTTCAAAGAGGAATGGCTAAGCTTGCTTTCCCCCCTTGAACGCAGTGTGCTCACGGCCCGGATGGACGGATTATCATACAAAGAGATTGCAACACTGTTTTCAACCACGGAAAACAGTGCCAAAGTTTCGTATCACAAGGGTATACAAAAATTAAAGAAGGTGCTGACATGAAACAGCAGGACCAATACATCTTAAGCAAACTGGATAAGGCCCTGAATAATGCCTTTCCCTGTCCTCCCGGTTCAGCAGAACATTGCGATGAAATACTGAATCAGGTAAACCGCATACACCGGCGGACTTTTCTTCAGCGCGTCAGTCTTGGCGCTGCAACGGCAGCTGCCGTTCTTGTCCTCACCCTGACAAAACCGTGGAATCCACAGCATTCTTCGTGGGACATCCCTTCCGAACTGGCAGGTTACTACTATCCGGAAGCAACACAAACCATTGAATTCGATGTGTCCCGCGAAGCCATTCTGGAATACCTGGTTGAAACGGAAAACATCTATCAACTGGATGAGTTGATGGATGAATACACCATAAATTGAGGTGAAATATGAAAACATCTGTAAAAACCATTCTGTTGATTATGATTCTTTCCCTCCCACTGGCGGCACAAATGCATCATCCCATGATGCCATCTAATCCACGGATGGAAAGTATGATGATTTATCACATGACGGAATATCTTGAACTCAGCCCCGAACAGGCCGAGACGTTTTTTCCCATGATGCGCAGCCATCAGGATAAAATGGAAGCCTGCTATGATAAAATTCGGGCCTTGTGTGATAAAACCAATCAGGAGGCCGGGAGTGATACCTATTCGGAAAAAGATCTGGAAACCACTCTTTCAGCGCTTCAAAATATTGAAAAAGAAATTCTGGAAGAAAAGGAAAACTTTATCCTGGAGCTGAAACCCGTTTTAAGTCCTTCTCAAAGGGCAAAACTCCTCTTTTTTGACGAGGAATTCCGCAAACAGCTCCGGATGAGATTAAAACAAACTGAACACTATAATAAAAGGAGAAGACCATGAAAAAAATCACCATCCTCATGATCACCCTGCTCACCGTAACAACGGTCTGGGCCCAGGGAATGGGCAAGATGCAGGGAATGAAAAGCGGACAACCGGGAACGGGAATGATGATACAAGAGCGACTGAATCTGACCGATGAACAGGTTACAAAACTTCAGGAACTCCGGCTGGATCATCAGAAGGAAGTGATTCCTTATCACAG
Proteins encoded in this region:
- a CDS encoding TetR/AcrR family transcriptional regulator, producing the protein MSAMPKDSSKKARIIKAAMDVFARDGLQKGTVDKIARQAGVAKGTVYEYFPSKESIFEGVLYEFFLSTSKNMKKALEKESDPVQRFDNMVDLMFDQWDYIITHPDEYEWIILYEIFLYILRKKRNGHSHSLLEDITDQMFTLFEPMFEIIPGSQEQDQDITDTKLKSYLLLSALDGITNYYFMLHTRYDPIKMREITKKFLKRGLGIENRSREEKS
- a CDS encoding outer membrane lipoprotein-sorting protein, coding for MRYLEPARVRGNAMMMTDFSDNIWMYNKRTNRVRKLASHARKQKFEGSDFTYEDMGSGDTWKEDYETILKGMGKAEGEPCYVLEMTAKSSNQTYQKLICFVGQEDFCPRRIDYYEDPSILLKSLILSDIEIIQDIPTPMKMTMKNHLESSETTMEYTEVTYDVEYPESFFSERNLVK
- a CDS encoding MMPL family transporter, which translates into the protein MINRLLKATGRFAAYHPWILFAVILLLTVVFGILSSRIQMNMNMNILLPEDEPIVEEYNLIMKEFEGASNIIVTAQGNPDDLIAYVEHVVPKIENFDSWIVTEASDKVRRQHEQALEKVRKGFTDPKPEGYFQRVDYKVPPDFLQNHGLMLIKPKDMENSRGLFLNPGLGEFLTNLNNSLEKEYIQSEEKISTTLREQQAVAFLDEIELFTDALEDGLFGNEPEKQAQLAVDAITTGSPYFFSPERDLLLFMVIPSFNILDMDWLMPAVNGLEELLEKEAEDYNVTVGLTGSMTLGRDEMDAAMEDSMTLTMIAIVAVLLLFMVSFRMVSAPVLAVINLLIGVIWAMGLSYLMVGILNMFTAMMAIILIGLGIDFSVHIISVYTELRNLGVKAEEAIISTLEKVGKGIITGGLTTAAAFLTLMIGRSRAFTEFGLVCGIGLIIIMISTILTLPTLLMIQNKVWLRRKKEHRISRDITYGFIGRLAKTIHNHQRFSIGALIVVTGLFIWQTTRLKTDYNYLNLEPEGLKSIMLQDTLIKKFNMSMDMGNITATTLQENEIITEKARALNSVSFVESLTDYIPPKENQMKRAEIASGIRTIMKSASPEGFVGPDEYDAFLEELMRLEMNIIEMQDMAFVGGQDLLDRKAMRLVGHPTKENIKGNLSQLISSLSEMESMPDNLIPFSRTFRRQYRERVIRMANPEKITLDMLPPMIREKYVNDDQNLFLITIYPKGNIWNEQNIKNFSRELQEISPRISGLPLLMNRLMIIMGKDGKRAVLLTLGIVFLLLLLDFGRFRDAILAMTPMVVGILWTTGLMGLLGLKINLLNIMAIPLIVGIGIDDGVHLIHRWHIEKNIYHAFASTGKAVIITSLTTMLSFGSLVFATYRGFGSFGIALFIGTGMCLLASILILPGFLKKNDE
- a CDS encoding sigma-70 family RNA polymerase sigma factor — protein: MRKKEQFEIWLREYYDMIYSTVIRITGNEDDTLDCVQEVFITAWKKMHTFRGESSPATWLRRIAMNKAYNFVQRDQSGRWNEFEERSFENLPETNEDALPDFKEEWLSLLSPLERSVLTARMDGLSYKEIATLFSTTENSAKVSYHKGIQKLKKVLT
- a CDS encoding twin-arginine translocation signal domain-containing protein, translated to MKQQDQYILSKLDKALNNAFPCPPGSAEHCDEILNQVNRIHRRTFLQRVSLGAATAAAVLVLTLTKPWNPQHSSWDIPSELAGYYYPEATQTIEFDVSREAILEYLVETENIYQLDELMDEYTIN
- a CDS encoding periplasmic heavy metal sensor, whose protein sequence is MKTSVKTILLIMILSLPLAAQMHHPMMPSNPRMESMMIYHMTEYLELSPEQAETFFPMMRSHQDKMEACYDKIRALCDKTNQEAGSDTYSEKDLETTLSALQNIEKEILEEKENFILELKPVLSPSQRAKLLFFDEEFRKQLRMRLKQTEHYNKRRRP